One Candidatus Binatia bacterium genomic region harbors:
- the recD gene encoding exodeoxyribonuclease V subunit alpha has product MNFSDTDQEKAATESREEFILPSGCSDFDRRFAATLQAFENQPRPEVFAAAALASAATAQGRICVALAEFAEERGWVGPEAELLVAERWQAPPLDHWTKVLRESDVVGEPGSFHPLILDAEGRLYLQRYWRYEHQLASRLHEMSRGEVPRVATADILQSLTEIEERGMQLAVGQRAAVATALLRQLTVIAGGAGTGKTTIVACILRLMGEHCGSPGFRVRLAAPTGKAANRLAEQLHHARNTIDPDGRIDTILDQEPATLHRLLGGAPNGVHFRHDRQNPLPLDVLVVDESSMVDAALMAKVVEAMPAQSRLILVGDPEQLPPVEVGSVFGELVGDGANFSAAGANLLEEATGVPVPPVPPQPGRPGAPVRDCVILLDESFRFSTDSGIAALANALREGDAPRTFAVLDGDYADIEGIGDGEQMDAEARRRIRRGYQPFVEALAAGADPRDVLQAAADFRVLAVRREGAHGVVALNEMIEGELRAHGGLPPAAPWYAGRLVMVTRNNRTLRLFNGDIGVALPDADGRLKVFFEGSGQLRQVAPGRLSHVETVFAMTVHKSQGSEYRETCLVLPETPSRLLTRELLYTAVTRARTHLLLAGPRDRFAEGLARRLPRSSVLAEVIRGLENKAEKESV; this is encoded by the coding sequence ATGAACTTCTCGGACACTGATCAGGAGAAGGCGGCAACGGAAAGTCGGGAAGAGTTTATCCTGCCATCTGGTTGTTCGGATTTTGATCGACGGTTTGCAGCGACGCTGCAGGCATTTGAGAACCAACCACGCCCGGAGGTCTTTGCCGCGGCTGCGTTGGCCAGCGCAGCTACCGCTCAGGGGCGTATTTGCGTTGCCCTCGCCGAGTTTGCGGAGGAGCGGGGCTGGGTTGGGCCCGAGGCCGAATTGCTTGTGGCGGAGCGCTGGCAAGCACCGCCGCTCGATCATTGGACGAAGGTACTGCGGGAAAGCGACGTGGTAGGTGAGCCGGGTTCCTTTCACCCACTGATCCTCGATGCGGAAGGACGCCTGTATCTGCAACGGTACTGGCGTTACGAGCATCAGCTCGCCTCACGGCTGCATGAGATGTCCCGGGGGGAAGTCCCCCGGGTGGCAACCGCGGATATTTTGCAAAGCCTGACCGAGATCGAAGAGCGGGGGATGCAGCTGGCTGTGGGGCAGCGGGCGGCGGTCGCGACCGCATTGCTGCGCCAGCTCACGGTCATCGCCGGAGGCGCCGGGACCGGGAAGACGACCATCGTCGCCTGCATTCTTCGCTTGATGGGCGAGCATTGTGGTTCTCCGGGCTTTCGCGTCCGGCTGGCCGCTCCTACCGGTAAGGCGGCCAATCGTCTGGCCGAACAATTGCACCACGCGCGCAACACGATTGATCCCGATGGTCGTATCGATACCATCCTGGACCAGGAGCCAGCGACCCTGCATCGTCTATTGGGCGGGGCGCCGAATGGGGTGCACTTCCGCCACGACCGACAGAACCCCCTGCCGCTGGATGTTCTGGTGGTGGACGAGAGCTCGATGGTCGACGCCGCATTGATGGCGAAGGTGGTCGAGGCGATGCCCGCGCAGTCGCGGCTGATCCTCGTTGGGGACCCCGAGCAGTTGCCTCCGGTCGAAGTCGGCTCGGTCTTTGGGGAATTGGTCGGGGATGGGGCCAACTTCTCTGCGGCCGGGGCGAACCTTCTTGAGGAGGCTACGGGGGTTCCGGTACCTCCGGTCCCGCCTCAACCCGGGAGGCCGGGGGCACCGGTTCGGGACTGCGTGATTCTTCTTGACGAGTCCTTCCGATTCTCGACCGACTCGGGGATCGCCGCGTTGGCGAATGCCTTGCGTGAGGGCGACGCTCCGAGGACCTTCGCCGTCCTTGATGGCGATTATGCCGATATCGAAGGCATTGGCGACGGGGAGCAGATGGATGCCGAGGCGCGCCGACGGATTCGGCGCGGCTACCAGCCTTTTGTCGAGGCTCTTGCTGCCGGAGCCGATCCCCGGGATGTCCTGCAGGCAGCAGCGGACTTTCGCGTTCTTGCGGTGCGGCGCGAGGGGGCCCATGGGGTGGTTGCCCTCAACGAAATGATTGAAGGCGAGTTGCGCGCCCATGGCGGCTTACCCCCTGCCGCGCCCTGGTATGCCGGCCGCTTGGTAATGGTGACCCGGAACAATCGAACTCTGCGCCTTTTCAATGGAGATATCGGCGTGGCACTTCCCGACGCGGACGGTCGGCTGAAGGTTTTCTTTGAGGGGAGCGGCCAACTGCGTCAGGTCGCGCCAGGGCGCCTCTCTCACGTAGAGACAGTCTTTGCGATGACGGTTCACAAGAGCCAGGGCTCCGAGTACCGGGAGACTTGTCTGGTTTTGCCCGAGACTCCATCGCGTCTTTTGACCCGCGAATTGCTTTATACGGCCGTCACTCGCGCTCGAACGCATCTGCTGCTCGCCGGCCCTCGCGACCGGTTTGCCGAGGGTTTGGCAAGACGGCTGCCACGGAGCTCGGTTCTGGCGGAGGTGATCCGAGGGCTTGAGAACAAGGCGGAGAAGGAATCCGTCTAA
- a CDS encoding alpha/beta hydrolase yields the protein MKGSTPQENHKLLNGRTSLHLSHLREGTGTPLLLLHELFTSSDRWSEQEILWEGPVWALDFGGHGSSDWRAGGAYYPELFATDVDSALEEIGPTCVAGAGLGAYVALLVAGARTEKIPGALLFPGAGLIGGGDEPSCEPDASKLDELEQAHADTNTPEEIATDPRVVLAQDDIRPPDYAASFGARSQALLLAEDGKTRPGWWEVLRELPKVHETSIDRAKAFEALSRFR from the coding sequence ATGAAAGGTTCAACGCCCCAAGAAAATCACAAGCTGCTCAACGGCAGAACCTCCTTGCATTTGAGTCATCTCCGCGAAGGTACGGGCACGCCCTTGCTTTTGTTGCACGAGTTATTCACCTCCAGCGATCGCTGGAGCGAGCAGGAAATTCTCTGGGAGGGTCCCGTCTGGGCACTCGACTTCGGCGGGCATGGGTCCTCGGACTGGCGCGCCGGCGGTGCCTACTACCCGGAACTCTTTGCCACCGATGTCGATAGCGCTCTCGAAGAAATAGGCCCCACCTGCGTCGCCGGTGCCGGCCTCGGTGCCTACGTCGCACTTCTGGTCGCCGGCGCTCGGACCGAAAAGATTCCCGGAGCCCTACTTTTTCCCGGTGCCGGCCTGATCGGCGGCGGTGACGAGCCGTCGTGCGAACCGGACGCCAGCAAACTCGATGAGCTGGAACAGGCTCACGCAGATACCAACACCCCGGAGGAGATCGCTACCGACCCTCGCGTGGTCCTTGCACAGGACGATATCCGTCCCCCCGACTACGCAGCAAGTTTCGGCGCTCGAAGCCAGGCGCTTCTTCTGGCCGAGGACGGCAAGACGCGGCCGGGCTGGTGGGAGGTCCTGCGCGAACTGCCCAAGGTTCATGAGACCTCCATCGATCGGGCCAAGGCATTCGAGGCACTCAGCCGCTTTCGTTAG
- a CDS encoding alpha/beta hydrolase gives MTPISMYAPPERSHTLAPLGVALQVHEWGDPDAAPVVLVHGFLDHARGFDPIVARLARDYRVIAYDARGHGNSGWTDGYAWPLDVAELHAIMRWAGPPCLVIGHSRGGALATDAATNRPELFRRLVNIDGFGPPPEGFAPPGFPVDDRTPAERMGGWLDQRRKSHQNLGWRAYPTLDDVVVRRQKQNPRLGVEWLKHFVALGVRETAEGFVWQADPLVTRGFGPFRSNWIARQWKHLKVPMLAVIGEEQDTWGPLPESVIGPRLDAIPDVTRASIPKSGHFVHMEEPDAFLDLVESWVER, from the coding sequence ATGACCCCGATATCCATGTACGCACCGCCAGAGCGCAGTCATACACTCGCACCGCTCGGCGTCGCACTTCAAGTCCACGAATGGGGCGACCCCGATGCCGCGCCCGTGGTCCTGGTGCACGGTTTTCTCGACCATGCCCGCGGATTTGATCCGATCGTTGCGCGACTGGCGCGAGACTATCGAGTCATTGCCTACGATGCCCGCGGCCACGGAAACTCCGGATGGACGGATGGTTACGCATGGCCTCTGGATGTGGCCGAGTTGCACGCAATCATGCGCTGGGCGGGACCGCCGTGCCTGGTGATCGGCCATAGTCGTGGTGGCGCATTGGCCACTGATGCGGCAACCAATCGGCCGGAACTCTTTCGTCGCCTGGTCAATATCGACGGCTTCGGACCGCCCCCGGAAGGCTTTGCCCCTCCGGGGTTTCCCGTCGATGACCGCACACCGGCCGAGAGAATGGGAGGTTGGCTCGACCAGCGGCGCAAGAGTCACCAGAATCTCGGCTGGCGGGCCTACCCGACATTGGACGATGTGGTGGTTCGACGCCAAAAACAAAACCCCCGACTGGGTGTCGAGTGGCTGAAGCATTTTGTGGCTCTCGGCGTACGCGAAACCGCAGAAGGGTTTGTATGGCAAGCTGACCCGTTGGTCACGCGTGGCTTCGGGCCCTTTCGATCAAACTGGATCGCGCGCCAATGGAAACACCTGAAGGTGCCCATGCTGGCGGTGATCGGAGAAGAACAAGATACCTGGGGCCCCTTGCCCGAGTCGGTCATCGGGCCGCGTCTGGACGCGATTCCTGACGTCACCCGTGCCAGTATTCCGAAGTCCGGTCATTTTGTGCATATGGAGGAACCCGACGCCTTCCTCGACCTCGTCGAATCCTGGGTCGAGCGATGA
- the ychF gene encoding redox-regulated ATPase YchF, whose translation MALSIGIVGLPNVGKSTLFNALAGGGAEAANYPFCTIDPNVGTVPVPDPRMDEICRVVVPKSIVPTTVEFVDIAGLVAGASQGEGLGNQFLSHIRSVDAILNVVRCFESEDITHVANRIDPLDDVATIHTELVLRDLQSVEQRLDKGRKAAKGGNKDEQKLVAVLEKIQGPMEDGTLIRRIPLDLEEKELLEPLDLLTAKPAMYAANVSEEQLEAGLEDPVVQPLAAMAAEEGAEIVVLSAQIEAELIALEAEERSEFLESLGLAEAGLDRLIRGGYALLDLITYFTAGEKEVRAWTIERGTLAPGAAGKIHTDFERGFIRAEVVPWDTLVGLGSEAACKAAGKLRVEGKDYEVSDGDVMHFRFNV comes from the coding sequence ATGGCACTTTCCATTGGTATCGTCGGCCTCCCCAATGTGGGCAAATCCACTCTCTTCAACGCCCTGGCGGGAGGCGGTGCGGAGGCTGCAAACTATCCGTTCTGCACGATCGACCCGAATGTGGGCACAGTCCCCGTTCCTGATCCGCGAATGGACGAGATCTGTCGGGTAGTCGTGCCGAAAAGCATCGTTCCCACCACCGTGGAGTTTGTCGATATTGCGGGCCTGGTCGCAGGCGCGAGTCAGGGCGAAGGGCTTGGCAATCAATTTCTCAGCCACATTCGCAGCGTCGATGCGATCCTCAACGTCGTGCGCTGTTTCGAGAGTGAGGACATCACTCATGTCGCCAACCGGATCGACCCGCTCGACGATGTCGCCACGATTCACACCGAATTGGTGCTTCGCGACCTGCAATCCGTCGAGCAGCGTCTCGACAAGGGTCGAAAGGCAGCGAAAGGCGGCAACAAGGACGAGCAGAAACTTGTCGCCGTTCTGGAAAAAATCCAGGGGCCCATGGAGGACGGAACTCTTATCCGGCGGATTCCTCTCGACCTCGAGGAAAAAGAGTTGCTCGAGCCGCTCGATCTGCTGACCGCCAAGCCTGCGATGTACGCGGCAAATGTCAGTGAAGAGCAGCTCGAAGCCGGCCTGGAGGATCCCGTCGTACAACCGCTCGCCGCAATGGCAGCAGAAGAAGGCGCGGAGATCGTCGTCCTTTCCGCGCAAATCGAAGCCGAATTGATCGCTCTCGAGGCTGAGGAACGATCCGAGTTTCTCGAGAGCCTCGGACTTGCCGAAGCCGGTCTCGATCGTCTAATTCGGGGCGGCTATGCGCTTCTCGACCTGATCACCTATTTTACCGCCGGCGAAAAGGAAGTTCGGGCGTGGACGATCGAGCGCGGCACCCTTGCTCCGGGAGCCGCCGGCAAAATTCACACCGATTTCGAGCGCGGCTTCATTCGTGCTGAAGTTGTCCCCTGGGATACTTTGGTGGGCCTCGGCTCCGAAGCGGCCTGCAAGGCCGCCGGAAAGCTTCGCGTCGAGGGCAAGGACTATGAAGTATCGGATGGTGACGTGATGCATTTCCGATTCAACGTCTGA